cacaacttgtgcgacaagggtgttttttcttccattattttctcccaatttcgacgaccaattgagttcaaatttgtacaccaagtgagaagactagtcttcacaattaccaggtgtccagtacctttaactaTGATTTACTGTACCCTTAAAATGAGTTGAGATTCGATACTTTTTGTCCTCTCTCCGCTACAGGTTTTAAATATAAAGAAGGCCATTAAGGCTTCCTCATCATCACAAGATATCGATGACCAACACATGCAAGCAGATACCAGGGAGATGGAGGTACAAGCCATCAAACCCGTCAAGAAGTCTTCCAAGATTAAAGGGTAGGGTCTTCTGTTTATAGTTAGTTTACTTTTCTGGTTGTGAAGgcaggaagtttcagttttagatgtggaagaAAAACCTCAGCAATTTTTTCTAGCGAATTTTCATGCAGTCGggaagggactgaaaaaccaatacacatagtgcccccagtgggattcgaacccgagGTCCTACAGGTGGAAGCAgggaaaggttttttttctactgtCGTTAAACACAATTGTGcagattttgaaaatattttcctGTTTCATTtaccctggggtcgatttcacaacgagttaggactagtcctaacttaggactagtcctagaagatatacaaattgcatggatagtcctaagttaggacgagtaactggtcctaactcgagataagactagtcctaactctttgtgaaacccaccctgGGGTTCCTTTACATGCATTTCACAACGAACAGGGCCTACATAcaggctttacgtcccatccaaggGACCAAGCATtattggttaagtgtcttacttaagtGTCCAGACCGAAACTCGAATCTACACTTAGCTGATCAGAAACCCCAGAGCTCGAGGCCAGTGCACTTGACTGTTCGGCCACTACTTGCTGCAACTATAAACCACATGAGTCTAACTCAACACTGATACggaaacaaaattgtaattgCTCTTTCTTCTCATTCAGGTTAAGGGGCAGTGGAAAGCTGTGGACAAAATCAAACTGATCATCGCACAACGATTTCACGGCAGAAGCTCTGTATCTCCAAATCCCTGAGCTCAGCCTGTCAATACGCATGCCTTCATGTTGTACAAGATAGCCTGTACCGGTAGGAGGCGCAACCACTACTGCAGTGAAGAGAGTGTCACAGGCTATTAGCCTGTACCGGTAGGAGGGGCAACCACTACTGCAGTGAAGAGAGTGTTACAGGCTATTAGCCTGTATCTGTAGGAGGCGCAACCACTACTGCAGTGAAGTGAGTGTTACAGGCTATTAGCCTGTACCGGTAGGAGGCGCAACCACTACTGCAGTGAAGAGAGTGTTACAGGCTATTAGCCTGTACCGGTAGGAGGCGCAACCACTACTGCAGTGAAGAGAGTGTTACAGGCTATTAGATTTGTTCTTGTGGATGGTGACAGCAAAGAAATTCAGCCCTTGATTGAACTGCCACTGCATTACTGTGTGGCTCAGACAATGATATTTTCTGTTTTGATGAGAGGCCGACACTAGACTTTATTCAGACTATAATGGCCATTACAACCAATTGACGTCTCAGTGTGGAAAGTGCATGATGTACTCATATTGTTATTGTAAATACATGATCCTACTTTGTCTGGCGAAAGATAACATGGGGTTCTATGGCTAGGCAACTCCCTCGACGTTGATGTTTAACCAACAGCCAGGGTACCAGTTTATGATCACCAGTTGAGTGGATGTATAGTAAACGACAGGTTCTGCACATCAATTAAAAAATCTTTGCATTATCAAATATCTTTTGGACCACTTTAGTCCAAGTACATCGTTTTAAAGTGTGTAGGAAATAAAGTTGCACGCTCTAAGGGTTGAAtatgcgcgagacttgcacagtctacaaataaaaaacactgtttCACCAAGAGTTGTTCATAAAGGCATTAGAGGTGctgatttgatttaattttactACATTTATATACATTAAAAATCATTACACATTAAGTAaattgattttgggttgaacaaagaaaatagaCTAAGAGTTGAACTTTAACATGCCACCTCCGGATAAATGTAActactgagctatctagccctaatgtaagcggtctccctattttgtcaatatctttgtttggagGTGCCAGTCataagccattcaacctgtaactgctgtaTACCTAAATGATCAAGttcaagtttacaatacaaccttgGAAGGTGGTATAGCGCTggcatggttaaaggcagtggacactattggtaattactcaaaataattattagcataaaaccttactcggaaaagagcaatggggagaggttgataatataaaacattgtgagaaacggctccctctgaagtgacgtagtttttgagaaagaagtaattttccatgaatttgatttcgagacctctagtttagaatttgaggtcttgaaatcaagcatcaaaaagtacacaacttcgtgtgacaagggtgttttcttctttcatagttatctcgccaatcgagctaaaattttcacaggtttgttattttatgcatgtgttgagatacacgaagtgagaagactggcttttgacaattaccaaacgtgtccaccgTCTTTAATCCCTAGGACGCAGGTTCAAGTTTGCAGCTTAAGTAAACTTTTCCCTTTTCCACCCAAACTAGCACCCAGTCAGTTGCTCGTGTggtttattacatgtatttgattGACCTAATTACAATGCTTTATTTGCATGTAAAAAATACCAGCCATCCAGAATTTTCTTTGAAACATGTTTCTCAAGCTCTTGTCTTAGCAATCAATTACAAAGCACTGCTATTTCTACATAAGAGTTCTTTATAAAGGCATTCGAGTTGCtgatttgatgtaattttacaaaatttatgttcaataaaatacatcgcacatgtaatttgatttgattacaTGTTTATTTAGACACTAACCATCTAGAACGGATGTGTCCTTAAACTGAGCTTGGTTGCCACACAATCTGGTACGGGCTACCTCCATAAATTGAAATTTATTGAAGACCCCCCCCCActaaacaatcaaataaaaattacagGCAAGCTATGTTATATAAAAagcactgttataaagaggttatGCTTcatataaagagtacattctgaagttcCAAAACTCAATTCTGCGTTGTGTTTCTtggttttgctgtcctcttataacaatgTTCATGTATAAAGAGGAAATTCTGCCAGTCTCATCGACCTTTAACCAGAGTCGGCTGTACATGAAATTGTCCAagataaagactctgctagggttgaactGTCAGGCcactaaaacaaaatgttttgcatttataccttaGGTATTTTTAGTTGGTGAGCACTTTGCAAcagctattgaccccttgcacgcgcgtcacacgcgacGACTGATgccaccatgttggtgggcagttaggtttacgtgtataaacgctgcgtcgcctataATGCGCaattcactgcataacgcacagcatactctatgcatagagttatatatgaaaacgcacagtgaaattgcccactagtatggcgcattcaagatttttctgatgatgacgtcaggtgaaatgggttaATACTATTTTTCAAATTGTCAAAGGGACGGAGCTACAAGAATACCTTTTTATGTTTGCTAAACTATGGAGCACCAGGACGACCATGAGGATTTAGCTGACGTATCGCTACTTTGGGAGACCCTTCGCCTCTGTCTTGGATGTCCGTCAGCCTCGTCGCTCTCGCTCATATCTGCCATGTCCGAGTCAAAGTCTGAATCATTCGCCTTGATGGCAAAGGCTCGATTGTATTCTGTAGGTACAGAGTCCTGGGGActgatgaaagaagaaaagtaaaaaaaaatattgatactTCCGGATcagatcattaaaacaaaacaaagagatTATGCTACTTTAGGCACACTCAAAGGCAGACAAACTCCAGATAAACGAAAATGGCCGACCACCCGTTTAAATTTTGGAAGGCATTTTAGACCTAGATAAGAACTCCaaagtaaacacaaaaacttgaACAAAAACTTTTGTGTCTGTCCACGGAGGCCCTCCATGCTCTGTCGTACACCCTCATGAATTATGATtacattgtgtaaaaacaaGCAAATGTGCATCTTGTATCTGACCattatgtttgtatgtttgaCGTTTCATGAGCTTCACATGAACTTGTATTCTACTTATGAGGGAAAACACCTCTGCATTTTTACCTGTATTGCTTTCTGGGAACCCTGTCCCACACCCTCAGCTCTTGTCCCCCTGTGACAATACGGAGAGCGCCCTCCCGAGTCTGCGTGCAGTCGATGGCAATGATGCGGCTTGTTTCTTGATCCCCAAGGGTACTGAGATATGCTTCATCTGGAACACTCCAAACTATTAGGACAAAgagtatgtacaatgtagtgtTAAGGTTGTGGAATTTTTAAACATTAAGTATCAATCAGGGAAATAAATGATGCATACAACTGTGCTGGGAAAAATTTGAAAGTGTTGACTCTCAttcacttaatttttttttacaaacttatCAAGAAATCTTACAATTAAGGTAGCCAGATCCGTCGTCCAGATCATATCCAGCGCAGACTATTAGATCTTTAGTTGAACACATGGCGTCTGTGCTGCCAAAGTCACCAGTATGGTTCTTCAACTTGTGGACTAACCCTTTAAGAACATgacaatgaataaattgttattCGACAATATTGGGTCTCCATCTTTCTTAGAAGATGGTAGCCCTGGTAGGGTGTTAGTGCAATAAGAAGatcaaaaaattgtttgcatatattttgaaatcaagcatgtgaagacacacaacttgtgcgagcaagggtgttttttcttccattattctctcgcagcttcgataaccaattgagctcaaattttcacaggtttgttattttatgcatatgttgagatgcaccaagtgagaagaccggtctttgtcgacaattaccaaaggtgtccagtgactttaaggaGGAACAACGCTTACCCCTCTTCCAATCCAATGCCTTGACATTCAAACCGTCATCCCCATAGTAGATAGTCTCTCCAGAGACTGCAAGGGATCGAATATGCCTCCTCATCAGCAGGTGGGTAGAGGATTTACTGGAGATGTTTTCGGATACGAATGTCGCATGAAGTGATTTATCGCGAAGCTGCCACAGCTTGATAATCCCATCACTGGAACTTGTGTAGACATTGGTCTTACTAGTCTGTTGATGAGAATGTGGATAAATAGCGTTGgataataaaatggaaactaaataAAAGACAATTCATCAAATACATCATCCAATATTGTAATGAAACACCTATAGCTCACTTTTGCTATTTAGTATTAGTGTTTGCTAAGAGAAGAACACTTTGATAACCTACCACACTAACAAATTCAAGTTTAATAACATCCATTAAATACAAGTTTATTATGtaaaaacaaggacaaaatgTTTTGGCAAAATATCCGTCCAATACTTGCAAGTGACTTATCTCCAATTGTTATTTCCTTAATACCCACAGCAATATCTCAATTCAACTGCTtacaatctgtaaaaaaaaaaaaatcaaatttaccTGAACACAGGTGATTGCGTCATCATGACCAATGGTTGAAAAAACATTGGTTCCTTCCTTAATATCCCACAACTCTACTTTTCCTccatctgaaaacaaaagaagacagtacatagaaatccttagataattattttctttattattttgtatgtaattttggtttaaacaaagaaaaagtggCTGGAGCCaaacttgaaccaacgaccgcTGGATTAATGTACtggcgctttaccaactgagctatctagccctatgtcgGCAGTCTGCACAAATGATTTTGCATTTCAATCGCATGTGTAAAACTCAATATATACCTTTCCAAACTTCTCAAGCGTGGACGGTGATGTCTCACAAGTGACGAGGTGTTAGAGCGTGATGAGACAGGGAGGCCTACCCGGCGCAGTTATAGATGGTCTGCCTACAGGTACAATTTAAGGCAGAGGCTGCACTAAGCTGCGCAGGATAGACAATGTCACAAAGTGGAGTAGTAGAAGGGTAGGAGAGCTGAGAAGAGCAGGgattgaaagagaacaggtgatggCGGAGACTCAAGGAGTGCGCCCCCATTACGATTTGAGGATGAGGCGGCCAGGGACGCAAGTCTTTGCGGAATGATGATGAACGGTTAAAGAAAGAGTCCTCACCTGAGCCAGAGACTACGAGACCTCTCTCAGCAATATATCCAAGACATTCCACAGGGTTGTAGGTATAGATGGAGTGTACGGCTTGGCCAGTCTCCAATGACCATATCTTGATTGTACAATCCTTGGATCCGGTAATGGCTATACGGTCATTCTCCACTGATAGATCATAATCAGAAACTATCAAATAAGAAAGAGGGAGGAAATAAATGTAATGTATCCAATTCATAATAGAACATTTGATTTTACttgttatataggatttgaggcatcgatggtgaggtatcaatatatatttgatttgcggtaacaccatgtgtgtacctggcaagcagatacacaaatggtgttaccgcaatccaaatatatattttactttttattgaACAAATTTGCAGAATGAGAGAAGTTTCATCTATGCATGGAAGATATTGGGTCCTTgggaaaaagtaggaacattttattgagtacaagggctgacagGGTAAAACTGGTGAAGGACTTACCTACACACTTTTCTGactatttaataaaaatgttgccGATTTTCTGAGGTAAAAAAAAGTCAGAAATCAGATTAAAGCAGCCCGAGGAGAAAATCCATCTTGTTTATGTACAGTTGTCACTCCTCTGACGAAATTTGTTCAATTTTGAATTAGGAGTCAATAATGTGTATACTTCTTTCTAAGATTCTCACCTAATTCAGCACTTTCATCGGAAGACAGTAAAATAACCGAGGTGACAGTCCCTGAATGACCCCCTAAGCTTCGGAGTTCTGTGCCAGTGTTGAGATCCCAATACTTCACCATAGTGTCACGGctaataaaatgtaaaaatacgACCAAACATAAGAGTGTGTTACACAGACTTAATGGTTCAAAGTGACCAGAAATTGAGGGGTATATTGAGAGCTATACCGCTCGTTTTATGAAGTACTTTTAAGATTGttatcttttttgaaaaaaatgtgtcaCCACGGAGTCTCATACCTTCCAGTCAGTAGTCTGGTACCACTGCATGACACAGCACATACAATGTCATTGTGGCCTTCCAGGTCCAGGACGGTGAACTTTGCTTTGGCCCAACTATCACCATCATCTGCAGGTCGTTTGGCTTTGCTTTTGGTCTTtactgtaaaacaaacaaaatagacAGGCTAGAAAAATGTGCACATGCAGTTTGAGTAGTAACACATAAAGTTTATGGGTATATACCTGCTGCTGAAATTTTAGGTAAGACATTTGCTCTGGtagaggttgttggtttgaatctcaTCCGAGTAATTATGCCTCTAGATTTTCCCACAAgactttggaaagtactgagtatgcagtgctttaCTCATGTCGGTGCAtgcatcggtgtatgggtattTTATAACATGGTATGAAAAGCACTGACTAAAATTGAGATAAGATTGAAAAAAGTAGATTTTTGAATTTCAAGATGCCTCCAACATGAGTAACAATAAGAAACGTGTGTGACAGAAAAATGGCTGAAATAGCAATTACATTAGAAAACCCTTTAACCCCAGTTTGgcaccttgtgatttttcttgaCTTGACTTTGTGGTCGCCCCCTGCCGTGTGCCTTCTCCTGAATCTTTCTCTTTTCTCGAGACCTTTGGAGCTGCCGCCTCATCACCTCTTTCTTTTCTCGAGGGAGGAATTTCAGGAGCTTTGGTTGGAGTGGTTCTTTTAATGCTCTCTTGCACTGGAATCTCTTGAGAAGTTCccttgtctttttcttttccttgCTGCTTAGGAAGAGCTTCCTCTTCCGACTCCCGTCTTGGAATCTTTGGAGGTGTTATCTCATCTTCTTGTCCATCTCGGCTCTCAAATATCGAATCCCCTCCAGCAAAATCCTCCTCCTCCCTTACCTCTCCCTCCTCCTCATAAGGTCGTTTCATCTCAAGGGAGTCTTTGTAGCTCACATCGTAGATGGTATTTGAATTCTCCTGGCTGTCCTCACCATAGGGATTCTGTTCTGGAGGTACCTCGCTCACTGCTTCGTTATGACTTTGTGTGTCAACAAACTGCTTCTCTAGGACTGCAAGCTGCTTGAGTTTTTTCTTCAGTTGCGAGCGGATGCTGGGAGTCTTTAAAATCttaagtaaaataataaaaataaacatttttcatcaaagaaattttgtatattttctaACCTAAACTAGCAGTAGTTTGAATAAGCCTGAAGTCAGGTACATAGTTTTTAGAGAGTGCTCTGATTCAGAAGATTTTTTAACTAAACAAGTCTATTAAAAACCTGAaacttttttaacaaaaaggcttgttttaattaactgctgtactaaaaactaaaaactaaaatgGCATTCATTTCTTCATGTTCTTCCAACAGTTGAATTGTTTGATCCTGTccatgatttcatttgatactattttcatatcaaatgaaaaagtggtggcgtgaggATAATAAACTAATAATCCCCTATATATAGTGATACGGAAACTTTCTCCCCTCCATCCATATTGTCCATTGGCATTGTTAAAAATGTTACTTATATTAAGTTTAACTTATACGACTCTAGCTAGTTAGAAACTATGAATTAACTGATTCGATTGACATTATTATGTATGCATTGTTTGGATGGATGGATTACCACTGCCATGATTATATAATTGTTCCAAGAGAAGACCTTCCTCAATGATTCATCCAAGTTCCAACAAGATACAAGGACCATACATGCAATGGCATGCAAGCCAATTCAATTCcaacaaacaaatctaattcCAACCAACGTCAACTCAATCAATAACCAACGGACGGCAGtgtaaataaaagacaaatttaacaaTTGTTTCGCACATATTCTTCAGGATTACACTACCTTATCTTCTTCTTCCTCTAGTAGTGGTCGGTCGAGGCGATTCAAATTGTCAATCTGTCGTAACTTCTTCCTTAGTTTGCGGATTTCAAGTGATAAACCTTTCGTTTCAATGGAGGACGCCATCTTGAATTGGTTGTTTGTTGGTGTACACGTCCACACTTCTCCAAAaacttttcaagttttttaTGCAAAGTCCCTAAATTCTGGAACTTACTGAGAACGCAGAAAAGTAGCTCAGAATCACatttaaaattagttttattaaaaataaggAACCGGAAACAACTTTTCATAACTATTCTTTCCATTAAcaattgacaaaaaacaaagacaaataattTTCTGTGTGTCGTAAcctcataaatattcataaaccCTTCAACGCATGCGCGATGAATCTCCATAATTTttgcttttcatttttttacgGGAAAAGTTTAATTCCAATGAACATAAAATTATCAAAAGCTTGTAAAGTACAGTTTAATAcaaatttttgctgaaaaataaCAGCGCTTTTGGTCACAGAAAGCTAGataaatcatttattttcatcaaatgcagacgccatcttggattctgttgttgttttgacaCTTTTACAAAACGTCGTCTGCGCGAACACACGTGTCAAAACAACGCTCTCTAGTTTATCGTGAAACGTGTTGGAAAAGGTGAATatctatggacatttttcaTACAAAGAAGACATTATCAAGGTAAGTTTAGGGAATTAACCAGTAGCAGAGGTGGGGGTATTTGTGTAAATATGTTTTCATTGAAACGAAAGTTTTTGTTAATTTCTGTGTGGTTGAACTTTTTGAGCCAGCAGAGGGCGAGCCAGGCGCGAGCAATGTTGAATGTGCAGTGCGTAAACCCACCGTCTTCCCTGACCATGTGCGCAGAGTGTGCAATGGTAGTATGGGGGAATTGAACTGTGAACTCTGAAGCTCTCTTGCAATTTATAGAAGCTAAAGCTGTCATATTTTTGGAACTTTCCCGAACAGGAGAAACTAAAACTGAAAGATAATATTTACTAGACAtgagaatttatttattttatgaaaataaatgacgtttCAAATGTCAAACTCAACTCAAGGTAGTCTTTTGACTAAGGGGTAGGGCAGGGGGCCGCCGCacctcgccaccaatttatccgccctAAATTAACTCAAATtccactgttttttttcttaccggagaagaagggttaccgctattaatataattatacatGGAACATCCAGAGAAAAGAGAGAGGAAACACATCCTTATTTTCATAGGtgtaaacaacaaaacaaattggcCAGAATTAGTGGCGAGGTCATACAATACAACATTTTTCTGATAACTTTGCACTAAGCATTGTTTGGTGCTTAGTACATTTTcagggtttgtttgtttatttccaaatttcacaataaataatcatgaaaTGTACAAGCAAAAGGTACAAAAGGttgataagaggagggcaccaaGAAAAGACCTCCGAGGCTTAATCAGGTCTagattttataaataatgattatgaaatcgggcccataCCTTTAGCTCTCTAGCCACGAGTTTCACATGGGGGACTCAAACTATTGCCGACGTATATGATTTAAAACAGTGAACATGGTGACTAGATAATTAATTCACTTTT
This region of Asterias rubens chromosome 18, eAstRub1.3, whole genome shotgun sequence genomic DNA includes:
- the LOC117302123 gene encoding mitochondrial division protein 1-like; amino-acid sequence: MASSIETKGLSLEIRKLRKKLRQIDNLNRLDRPLLEEEEDKILKTPSIRSQLKKKLKQLAVLEKQFVDTQSHNEAVSEVPPEQNPYGEDSQENSNTIYDVSYKDSLEMKRPYEEEGEVREEEDFAGGDSIFESRDGQEDEITPPKIPRRESEEEALPKQQGKEKDKGTSQEIPVQESIKRTTPTKAPEIPPSRKERGDEAAAPKVSRKEKDSGEGTRQGATTKSSQEKSQVKTKSKAKRPADDGDSWAKAKFTVLDLEGHNDIVCAVSCSGTRLLTGSRDTMVKYWDLNTGTELRSLGGHSGTVTSVILLSSDESAELVSDYDLSVENDRIAITGSKDCTIKIWSLETGQAVHSIYTYNPVECLGYIAERGLVVSGSDGGKVELWDIKEGTNVFSTIGHDDAITCVQTSKTNVYTSSSDGIIKLWQLRDKSLHATFVSENISSKSSTHLLMRRHIRSLAVSGETIYYGDDGLNVKALDWKRGLVHKLKNHTGDFGSTDAMCSTKDLIVCAGYDLDDGSGYLNFWSVPDEAYLSTLGDQETSRIIAIDCTQTREGALRIVTGGQELRVWDRVPRKQYSPQDSVPTEYNRAFAIKANDSDFDSDMADMSESDEADGHPRQRRRVSQSSDTSAKSSWSSWCSIV